In a genomic window of Dyadobacter fermentans DSM 18053:
- a CDS encoding type II toxin-antitoxin system RelE/ParE family toxin — protein sequence MIVSIRHKALLAFYRDGNGARLPAPYLKKINRILDQLDAATDVDDIVQMSSGVHKLSGELADFWSIKVSPNFRIIFRFEDGDIHDVDYLDYH from the coding sequence ATGATCGTTTCTATCAGGCACAAAGCATTGCTGGCCTTTTATCGTGACGGCAACGGGGCAAGATTACCGGCGCCGTATCTGAAAAAGATCAACCGCATCCTCGATCAGCTCGATGCGGCTACCGATGTTGATGATATTGTACAGATGAGTTCGGGCGTTCATAAATTATCGGGAGAGCTTGCAGACTTCTGGTCGATCAAGGTCTCGCCCAACTTCCGAATCATTTTCCGGTTTGAAGATGGTGATATTCATGATGTAGATTACCTCGATTACCATTGA
- the truA gene encoding tRNA pseudouridine(38-40) synthase TruA, with product MRYFIEFSYRGTAYNGWQKQNNALGVQEVLEAALAKVLRAPVEVTGSSRTDAGVHAEQQFAHFDLPAAIPDVDLMVYKLNALVPKDIAVQRLIPVAEDVHSRFAATHRKYEYRITFQKNPFLTDLATQMRRNLDVPRMNEAAALLLAHNDFESFSKIHTNVNNFRCTITESRWVEVGEMLVFHVKANRFLRGMVRALVGTMLEVGRQKITVDDFEQIILSRNRKNAGAQAPAEGLFLVEVGYPASLLG from the coding sequence ATGCGCTATTTCATCGAATTCAGTTACCGCGGTACGGCCTACAACGGCTGGCAGAAACAAAACAACGCATTGGGCGTCCAGGAAGTGCTGGAAGCGGCCCTTGCCAAAGTGCTCCGGGCACCGGTGGAGGTTACCGGCAGCAGCCGTACCGATGCGGGTGTTCATGCAGAACAACAATTCGCCCATTTTGATTTGCCGGCGGCAATCCCGGATGTGGATTTAATGGTTTATAAATTAAATGCGCTGGTTCCGAAAGACATTGCCGTCCAGCGACTCATTCCCGTTGCTGAGGATGTGCATTCCCGCTTCGCAGCCACGCACCGGAAGTACGAATACCGCATTACCTTTCAAAAGAACCCGTTTCTGACGGATCTGGCAACGCAAATGCGGCGCAATCTGGACGTACCCCGCATGAATGAAGCCGCGGCACTGCTGCTGGCTCACAACGATTTCGAGAGTTTCAGCAAGATCCACACCAATGTGAACAATTTCCGCTGCACCATCACCGAGTCGCGTTGGGTCGAGGTCGGGGAAATGCTGGTATTTCATGTCAAGGCGAACCGTTTTCTGCGCGGCATGGTGCGGGCGCTGGTAGGCACGATGCTCGAAGTAGGGCGCCAGAAAATTACGGTGGACGATTTTGAACAGATTATCCTCTCCCGTAACCGAAAAAATGCCGGAGCACAGGCCCCGGCAGAAGGTTTGTTCCTCGTGGAAGTAGGTTACCCGGCGTCGTTGCTGGGCTGA
- a CDS encoding AAA family ATPase, which translates to MKYSSDVEAAEAMKVAYDKIRSEIGNVIIGQDEVVKRLLTAIFCQGHCLLVGVPGLAKTLLIQTIASSLDLNFNRIQFTPDLMPSDILGSETLDQNRNFKFIKGPIFANIILADEINRTPPKTQSALLEAMQEYSVTIAGAKHPLDRPFFVLATQNPIEQEGTYPLPEAQLDRFMFMIQLDYPSYAEEVNIVKSTTTDTRYQVQKVITAEEITDFQHLVRRVPVTDHVIEYAVKLVHKTRPNGSLAIKDTNDYLEWGAGPRASQALILASKCNALLSGKYSPDIEDVKAVALPVLRHRIIRNFKAEAEGISVDDIIGRLL; encoded by the coding sequence GTGAAGTATTCATCGGACGTAGAAGCTGCCGAAGCTATGAAAGTAGCTTATGATAAAATCCGGAGTGAGATCGGGAATGTGATTATCGGCCAGGACGAGGTTGTCAAGCGATTGCTCACCGCCATTTTTTGCCAGGGGCACTGCCTGCTGGTGGGTGTTCCGGGCCTCGCGAAAACGCTTCTGATCCAGACCATCGCCTCTTCGCTCGACCTGAATTTCAACCGGATACAGTTTACGCCCGACCTGATGCCTTCCGATATTCTCGGCTCGGAAACGCTTGATCAGAACCGCAATTTCAAATTCATCAAAGGCCCGATCTTCGCGAACATCATCCTGGCCGACGAGATCAACCGGACGCCGCCCAAAACACAGTCGGCGCTCCTGGAAGCGATGCAGGAATACTCGGTAACCATTGCCGGTGCCAAACATCCGCTCGACCGGCCCTTTTTCGTGCTCGCGACCCAGAACCCGATCGAACAGGAAGGTACCTATCCCCTGCCCGAAGCCCAGCTCGACCGGTTCATGTTCATGATCCAGCTCGACTATCCTTCTTATGCAGAGGAAGTTAATATTGTAAAAAGCACTACCACCGACACCCGATACCAGGTGCAGAAGGTGATCACAGCCGAAGAAATCACTGATTTTCAGCACCTCGTGCGCCGCGTACCCGTAACTGACCATGTGATTGAATATGCCGTGAAACTGGTGCACAAAACGCGTCCGAACGGCAGTTTGGCCATTAAGGATACCAACGATTACCTCGAATGGGGCGCCGGCCCGCGCGCTTCGCAGGCGCTCATCCTTGCCTCGAAATGCAATGCTTTGCTTTCTGGTAAGTATTCGCCGGATATCGAGGACGTGAAGGCGGTCGCATTGCCGGTTTTGCGTCACCGGATTATCCGAAATTTCAAGGCGGAGGCGGAGGGCATTTCGGTAGACGACATTATCGGAAGATTGCTGTAA
- a CDS encoding HPP family protein yields the protein MLRKRIKRNARLVRYVVYKETLIDFKDHFWTFLGSFLGIGIIGLLNDQKFTDSDSLFLIGSFGASSVLIYGIVNSPLAQPRNLIGGHVICALVGVTVHKIIPDHIWLSSAFAVSISIVLMQVTKTLHPPGGATALIANIGSEKIKALGYMYVLNPVLSGVLVLLFVAVMVNRFAAHRKYPANRNWYKVWERKYFTRI from the coding sequence ATTTTGAGAAAAAGGATCAAACGTAACGCAAGACTCGTCCGTTACGTAGTTTACAAGGAAACACTCATTGACTTCAAAGACCATTTCTGGACTTTCCTCGGCTCATTCCTCGGTATCGGCATCATCGGCCTGCTGAACGATCAAAAATTCACGGATTCCGACTCATTGTTCCTGATCGGCTCCTTCGGGGCGTCGTCGGTGCTCATTTACGGCATCGTGAACAGCCCGCTCGCGCAGCCGCGTAACCTCATCGGCGGGCACGTTATATGCGCGCTGGTGGGGGTAACCGTACACAAAATTATTCCCGACCACATCTGGCTCTCATCTGCGTTTGCCGTTTCTATTTCCATTGTGCTAATGCAGGTGACCAAAACGCTCCACCCGCCGGGCGGCGCCACGGCACTCATCGCGAACATCGGTTCCGAAAAAATCAAAGCGCTGGGCTATATGTATGTTCTCAACCCGGTACTGAGCGGCGTGCTGGTGCTGTTGTTCGTGGCGGTGATGGTCAACCGCTTTGCCGCCCACCGCAAATACCCCGCCAACCGCAACTGGTACAAAGTATGGGAGCGGAAGTATTTCACGAGGATATAA
- a CDS encoding peptidylprolyl isomerase, protein MKVNKWIGAHLAAIFMLLCSVVSFGQGQQGVSLDKIIARVDNHYILSSELEDMYNQYKAEGRGAPEKCQLLESLIINKMLLAKAEIDSVTVEDKEVDGELNAKMNYMVQRFGSEKNIVEAYGKSIENLKGELRQQVKEQKIVEKMQRTISGNVKITPADVRKFFNSIPKDSLPYIPSEVEVGHIVKKGTVTREQKEKLRQQLQELKQRAEKGEDFAMLAQIYSEDLGSAKVGGDLGFAKRGQMVPEFEGAALGLKPGEMSNVIESQFGFHLIKLIETRGAEYHARHILLRPDYNKGTDMTDATRALDSLRALIKTDSLKFAKAALDNSDDKETAESGGLIQDRSTGQARLTLDASMDPALYFAIDTMKVGDLSMPVSYRLEDGSSAMRILWYKSKSEPHTANLHDDYEKLAQIVLSNKRNNALEEWFKKAQGDVYISIEPEYKNCKVLGLAANADDI, encoded by the coding sequence ATGAAAGTAAATAAATGGATCGGGGCTCATCTGGCAGCCATTTTCATGCTGCTATGCAGCGTGGTGAGCTTCGGGCAAGGTCAGCAGGGAGTGAGCCTGGACAAGATTATCGCGAGGGTCGATAACCACTACATCCTCAGTTCGGAACTGGAAGACATGTACAACCAGTACAAAGCCGAAGGAAGAGGCGCTCCCGAGAAATGCCAGCTGCTCGAATCCCTGATTATCAACAAAATGCTCCTTGCAAAAGCCGAAATCGACTCTGTAACGGTGGAAGACAAGGAAGTAGACGGCGAACTGAACGCGAAGATGAACTACATGGTGCAGCGTTTCGGTTCGGAAAAAAACATTGTGGAGGCTTACGGAAAAAGCATTGAAAACCTGAAAGGCGAGCTGCGTCAGCAGGTGAAAGAGCAAAAGATCGTCGAGAAAATGCAGCGTACAATCTCGGGTAATGTCAAAATCACCCCTGCCGATGTACGCAAGTTCTTCAACAGCATTCCCAAAGACAGCTTGCCTTATATTCCTTCGGAAGTGGAGGTGGGGCACATTGTGAAAAAAGGCACGGTAACCCGCGAGCAAAAGGAAAAACTGCGTCAGCAATTGCAGGAATTGAAGCAGCGTGCCGAAAAAGGCGAAGATTTCGCAATGCTTGCACAGATTTATTCCGAAGACCTTGGCTCGGCAAAAGTGGGCGGTGACCTGGGCTTCGCGAAACGCGGACAAATGGTGCCGGAATTCGAAGGCGCAGCGCTGGGGCTCAAACCCGGCGAAATGTCGAACGTAATCGAATCGCAATTCGGTTTTCACCTCATTAAACTGATCGAAACCCGCGGTGCGGAATACCATGCACGGCACATTCTGCTCCGGCCTGACTACAACAAAGGCACGGACATGACCGACGCCACCCGCGCACTCGACAGCCTCCGCGCGCTCATCAAAACCGATTCATTGAAGTTTGCCAAAGCGGCACTGGATAATTCCGACGACAAGGAAACGGCCGAATCGGGCGGACTTATCCAGGACAGAAGCACCGGCCAGGCAAGACTGACGCTTGACGCCTCAATGGACCCCGCGCTGTATTTCGCGATCGATACCATGAAAGTGGGCGACCTGAGCATGCCGGTATCTTACCGCCTCGAAGATGGCAGCAGCGCCATGCGTATCCTTTGGTACAAAAGCAAATCGGAGCCGCACACCGCTAACCTGCACGACGATTACGAAAAACTCGCCCAGATCGTGCTGAGCAACAAACGGAACAATGCGCTGGAAGAATGGTTCAAAAAAGCGCAGGGCGACGTGTACATCAGCATCGAACCGGAGTACAAAAATTGTAAGGTACTCGGGCTTGCCGCCAACGCGGACGATATATAG
- a CDS encoding ferritin, whose amino-acid sequence MKDLLRARTSLKEEIEILLNNQVKMEAEASAKYLAMASWCDRNGFKHSAKYFLNQSDEERGHMLKIFNYLMTVGGTAISPEVAGVKQEYPTFKSVFETALQSEIAVTQSINRIVTAARREEDYATENFLQWFVSEQIEEEDNARRAIELFDVIGEEGTGLYVIDKAIGKLGSDE is encoded by the coding sequence ATGAAAGACTTACTTAGAGCACGTACTTCCCTCAAAGAGGAAATAGAGATACTTTTGAACAACCAGGTAAAGATGGAAGCGGAAGCTTCTGCCAAATACCTCGCCATGGCTTCTTGGTGCGACCGCAACGGCTTCAAGCACAGCGCCAAGTATTTCCTCAACCAATCCGACGAAGAACGCGGCCACATGCTGAAAATCTTCAACTACCTGATGACGGTAGGCGGCACGGCGATCTCTCCCGAAGTTGCGGGCGTTAAACAGGAATATCCTACTTTCAAAAGCGTGTTCGAAACGGCGCTGCAAAGCGAAATCGCGGTAACGCAATCCATCAACCGCATTGTGACGGCTGCCCGCAGAGAAGAGGATTATGCCACTGAAAACTTCCTGCAATGGTTCGTGAGCGAGCAAATCGAAGAAGAAGACAATGCACGCCGCGCTATCGAACTTTTCGATGTGATCGGTGAAGAAGGAACCGGCTTGTATGTGATCGACAAGGCGATCGGCAAACTCGGTTCGGACGAATAA
- a CDS encoding glutamine--tRNA ligase/YqeY domain fusion protein, with product MITEDKKEEKSLNFIEEIINADLQSGKYTQIITRFPPEPNGYLHIGHATSIHLNFGLTKKFPGYTNLRFDDTNPVTEDTEYVENIKNDIRWLGFQWENENYASDYFDTLYGYAIRLINEGLAYVDDSTSEEIATLKGTPTEPGKDSPYRNRSVEENLALFEQMKSGAFPDGSRTLRAKIDMAHINMLMRDPILYRIKHAHHHRTGNKWCIYPMYDFAHGQSDAIETVTHSICTLEFAPHRELYDWLIEKLGIYPSHQYEFARRNLNYTVTSKRKLLQLVQEGHVSGWDDPRMPTISGMRRRGYTAFAIRDFCDRIGVAKRENMVDVGLLEFCVREDLNKIALRRMVVLDPLKVVITNFPEGVTEMCHSENNPEDISTGNREIPFTREIFIEKEDFMEVPSKKYFRLAPGKMVRLKGAYIIQCDDFVKDENGEITEVRCTYIENSKSGQDTTGINVKGTLHWVSAQHALEVEVRLYDRLFSVEDPSSEEGDFKDYLNPDSLHVITGYAEPALLEAQEGEAFQFLRKGYFAKDPDSTVEKLVFNRTSTLRDNWAKAGN from the coding sequence ATGATTACGGAAGATAAAAAAGAAGAGAAAAGCCTGAACTTTATCGAGGAGATTATTAACGCTGACCTGCAATCAGGAAAATATACTCAGATTATAACACGCTTTCCACCCGAACCCAATGGCTACCTGCACATTGGGCATGCTACCAGCATTCACCTGAATTTCGGGCTGACCAAGAAGTTTCCGGGTTATACCAATCTGCGATTTGACGATACCAATCCGGTGACCGAAGACACCGAATACGTTGAAAATATCAAGAATGACATCCGCTGGCTGGGTTTCCAATGGGAGAATGAAAACTACGCCTCCGATTATTTCGATACACTTTACGGCTACGCGATCAGGCTGATCAACGAGGGCCTTGCCTACGTGGACGATTCCACTTCGGAAGAAATAGCGACATTGAAAGGTACGCCTACCGAGCCTGGCAAAGACAGCCCCTACCGCAACCGCAGCGTGGAGGAAAATCTTGCACTTTTCGAACAAATGAAAAGCGGCGCATTCCCCGACGGAAGCCGCACTTTGCGTGCGAAGATCGACATGGCGCACATCAATATGCTCATGCGCGACCCGATTTTGTACCGTATCAAGCACGCACATCATCACCGCACCGGCAACAAATGGTGCATTTACCCGATGTACGACTTCGCGCACGGACAAAGCGACGCGATCGAAACCGTGACGCATTCGATTTGTACCCTCGAATTCGCCCCACACCGCGAACTATATGATTGGCTGATTGAAAAACTGGGCATTTACCCGTCTCACCAATACGAATTTGCGCGCCGTAACCTGAACTACACTGTCACCAGCAAACGGAAATTGCTGCAACTCGTACAGGAAGGCCACGTGAGCGGATGGGACGACCCGCGCATGCCGACGATCAGCGGAATGCGCCGGAGAGGTTACACCGCATTCGCGATCCGCGATTTCTGCGACCGCATCGGTGTGGCCAAAAGGGAGAATATGGTGGATGTAGGCCTGCTGGAATTTTGCGTGCGCGAAGACCTCAACAAAATAGCGCTGCGCCGGATGGTGGTGCTCGACCCGCTGAAAGTGGTGATTACGAACTTCCCCGAAGGCGTAACCGAAATGTGCCACAGCGAAAACAACCCCGAGGACATATCGACAGGCAACCGCGAGATTCCTTTCACCCGCGAGATTTTCATCGAAAAAGAAGATTTCATGGAAGTGCCTTCGAAGAAATATTTCCGCCTCGCGCCGGGTAAAATGGTGCGTCTTAAGGGTGCGTACATAATACAGTGTGATGATTTTGTAAAAGACGAAAACGGCGAAATCACCGAAGTTCGCTGCACCTATATTGAAAACAGCAAAAGCGGACAGGATACGACCGGCATTAATGTAAAGGGAACGCTGCATTGGGTTTCGGCCCAGCATGCGCTCGAAGTGGAGGTCCGGTTGTACGACCGCCTGTTCTCGGTCGAAGATCCGTCGTCCGAAGAAGGCGATTTCAAAGATTATCTCAACCCCGACTCGCTGCATGTAATTACCGGCTACGCCGAACCTGCACTGCTCGAAGCCCAGGAAGGCGAAGCATTCCAGTTCCTGCGCAAAGGCTACTTCGCCAAAGACCCCGACAGCACCGTCGAAAAGCTGGTTTTCAACCGCACATCGACCCTGCGGGATAACTGGGCGAAGGCTGGGAACTGA
- a CDS encoding peptidylprolyl isomerase → MSKIQFHIGLITISLVSACKTSAPPQQTVTEAQPLVEIGKEQFSIDDYQDSYNKNKFASDSTKALSPEEYLPLYTDLKIKVLQARSEGKDTTLDYREEIASYRDQLAKNHLVDKDLVEKLTTEAYDRLKQEVRASHILVGVSEDASPADTLEAHRAAIALRGRLEEGSDFADMASRFSKDPAAKTTRGDLGYFTAFQTLYPIETAAYTLPVGKISQPVRTKAGYHLIKVNDRRTNRGMVRVAHIMVTVDTAGTPAQKESAKTRIDEAYAQLQAGDEWNLVVEKFSDDRESRKNGGLLPLFGTGQMVPEIEEAAFALTRPQSYSKPVLTMYGWHIIRLIEKRPIETFANMAPALRKKVVTDSRGKVIEQANATRLRKKYALQEAPEQWKLVAALADSTLRTGKWDYQRAVSADWSTVTLFRIEQRPYDALSFLNYVKRKQTPRPKDASPEVVFRRHYTDYLTESLMEYERDHLEETNPEFRSLMNEIREGVLLSQIMEEQVWQRSLSDSTGQRSFYERNKERYNYPERALATIVTAKDTQTLNSVRKSLATSPYKLERKSKELLFPVNSVEIGNEQLDALTDLYIIMQKNADYVVEIAGYRSADEPEITSSTRVRNVVKYLNARNIPILRIIEKDYGSFRQSAEPERNRRVAFQFFSQSKSDVEKVYNADAPGAVTIREGYFPKSDPLLAGFKWQTGEQTANASGTFTWLNVAKIDPPRAKTFSEARGTVINDYQKELEKQWLARLQEKYPVKVNAQELEKVKR, encoded by the coding sequence ATGTCCAAAATTCAGTTCCATATTGGTCTCATTACGATTTCACTTGTCAGCGCTTGCAAAACTTCGGCCCCGCCCCAGCAGACGGTAACCGAAGCTCAGCCCCTCGTCGAGATCGGGAAAGAGCAGTTTTCCATTGATGATTACCAGGATTCCTACAATAAAAACAAGTTCGCTTCCGATTCGACCAAAGCATTGTCCCCGGAAGAATACCTTCCGCTTTATACTGACTTAAAGATCAAAGTATTACAGGCGAGATCCGAAGGGAAAGATACAACACTCGATTACCGCGAGGAAATTGCCTCCTACCGCGACCAGCTTGCCAAAAATCACCTCGTAGACAAGGACCTCGTCGAGAAACTCACCACCGAAGCCTACGACCGCCTGAAACAGGAAGTGCGGGCATCGCATATCCTCGTGGGCGTTTCCGAAGATGCTTCCCCTGCCGACACCCTCGAAGCCCACCGGGCCGCAATCGCGCTGCGCGGGCGACTTGAAGAAGGCTCGGACTTCGCCGATATGGCCTCACGGTTCTCCAAAGATCCTGCCGCGAAGACCACCAGGGGCGATCTCGGGTATTTCACGGCATTCCAGACGCTCTACCCCATTGAAACGGCAGCATATACCCTGCCCGTGGGCAAAATATCGCAGCCGGTGCGTACCAAGGCAGGCTATCACCTCATTAAGGTGAATGACCGTCGCACCAACCGCGGCATGGTGCGTGTGGCGCACATTATGGTAACGGTGGACACGGCCGGCACGCCAGCTCAGAAAGAGTCCGCCAAAACGCGCATTGACGAAGCCTACGCACAATTGCAGGCTGGCGACGAATGGAACCTGGTGGTGGAAAAGTTCTCCGACGATCGTGAGTCTCGGAAGAACGGCGGCTTACTGCCCCTCTTCGGAACCGGGCAAATGGTGCCGGAAATAGAGGAAGCGGCATTTGCGCTCACACGCCCCCAGTCCTATTCAAAACCGGTGCTTACAATGTACGGCTGGCACATTATCCGCCTGATCGAGAAACGGCCGATCGAAACTTTCGCCAACATGGCACCGGCGCTGCGCAAAAAAGTGGTGACGGATTCGCGCGGAAAAGTGATCGAGCAGGCCAATGCGACGCGTTTGCGTAAAAAATATGCATTGCAGGAAGCGCCCGAGCAATGGAAACTCGTTGCCGCCCTGGCCGACAGCACGCTGCGTACAGGCAAATGGGATTACCAGCGCGCGGTATCGGCGGATTGGTCCACGGTGACGCTCTTCCGGATCGAACAGCGGCCCTACGACGCCCTGTCGTTCCTCAATTATGTGAAACGCAAACAGACGCCCCGCCCGAAAGACGCTTCGCCGGAAGTCGTTTTCAGGCGCCATTACACCGACTACCTCACCGAATCGCTCATGGAATACGAGCGGGACCATCTGGAAGAAACAAACCCCGAATTCCGAAGCCTAATGAACGAAATCCGCGAAGGCGTGCTCCTGTCGCAGATCATGGAGGAGCAGGTATGGCAGCGCTCGCTTTCCGACTCTACCGGCCAGCGGAGCTTTTATGAGCGGAACAAAGAGCGCTACAACTACCCGGAACGCGCCCTGGCGACGATCGTGACTGCGAAGGATACACAAACGCTGAACAGCGTCCGCAAATCACTGGCGACGAGCCCCTACAAACTCGAACGAAAATCGAAAGAGCTCCTTTTCCCCGTCAATTCTGTGGAAATAGGCAACGAGCAACTCGACGCGCTCACCGACCTGTACATTATCATGCAGAAAAATGCGGATTATGTGGTTGAAATAGCCGGATACCGCTCGGCCGACGAGCCTGAAATCACTTCTTCGACACGCGTTCGCAACGTGGTGAAATATTTAAATGCACGAAACATCCCGATTCTGCGTATCATAGAAAAAGACTATGGTTCTTTCCGGCAATCGGCCGAGCCGGAACGCAATCGAAGGGTAGCATTCCAGTTTTTCAGCCAGTCGAAAAGTGATGTTGAAAAAGTGTACAATGCAGATGCCCCGGGCGCTGTGACCATCCGGGAGGGCTATTTCCCGAAATCCGACCCGCTGCTTGCAGGTTTTAAATGGCAGACCGGCGAGCAAACGGCAAATGCGAGCGGCACATTTACCTGGCTGAATGTGGCGAAAATCGATCCGCCGAGGGCCAAAACGTTTTCGGAAGCCCGCGGAACGGTGATCAACGATTACCAAAAGGAATTGGAAAAGCAATGGCTGGCCCGGTTGCAGGAGAAATACCCCGTCAAAGTGAATGCACAGGAATTAGAAAAAGTTAAGCGTTAG
- a CDS encoding HigA family addiction module antitoxin gives MIKRNLPPVHPGEILKEEYIVERGLTITEVAKGLGISRSSLSAIVNEQSGITAEIAVKLSEAFGNSSQFWINLQTNYDIWHAEKNVDRTAITHFWKDPNRQSA, from the coding sequence ATGATCAAGAGAAACCTACCGCCGGTTCATCCGGGCGAAATATTGAAGGAAGAATACATCGTTGAGCGGGGACTCACAATTACGGAAGTTGCCAAAGGCCTCGGAATCAGCAGGAGCAGCCTGTCGGCTATTGTCAATGAGCAATCGGGTATTACGGCCGAAATAGCTGTCAAACTTTCAGAAGCATTCGGTAATTCATCTCAGTTCTGGATCAACCTCCAAACGAACTACGATATCTGGCACGCTGAAAAAAACGTCGATCGAACGGCTATCACGCATTTCTGGAAAGATCCTAACCGGCAATCGGCATAA
- a CDS encoding aldehyde dehydrogenase (NADP(+)), translating to MISIQGKNIIGYASSAAGEKQFQAYAPASDTYLPETFRCATTEEVNRTMELAAEAFDSYSQIPAAERAAFLIAITEEIMALGDQLLERANLETGLPITRLQGERTRTISQLTQFAELLREGSWVEASIDTAQPDRSPVPKPDIRKMLVPIGPVVVFGSSNFPFAYSVAGVDSGPALAAGNPVIVKAHPAHPGVSDLTAQAIVRAAERTGMPEGTFSMLYDDGFEVGTALVKHPATKAVGFTGSYKGGMALFRLAQEREEPIPVFAEMGSVNPIVILPQYLKNHPVELGKTLAGSVSLGAGQFCTNPGLVFITKSEGLDDFQKSYKTEILNTSSATMLTAGICKNYNKLRAEALEQPNVSVLAISDKHSEGENQAEASIALVSGKNFIANPKLHEEVFGPFSLLVVCEDTSELYDAVAHLSGQLTATLIAEETEVFQYPKIVRQLAKISGRFVMNGVPTGVEVCPSMHHGGPFPATADPKFTSVGRHSILRFVRPQSFQNWPDALLPDELKNSNPLGIFRLVNNVQTQNRIQPSNDAG from the coding sequence ATGATCAGCATTCAGGGTAAAAACATCATCGGCTACGCATCCTCGGCTGCGGGCGAAAAGCAGTTCCAAGCATACGCACCTGCCAGCGACACTTATCTTCCGGAAACGTTCCGGTGCGCCACCACGGAGGAAGTAAACCGGACCATGGAACTGGCCGCGGAGGCATTCGACAGCTATTCTCAAATCCCCGCCGCCGAGCGCGCTGCATTCCTGATCGCCATTACGGAAGAAATTATGGCGCTGGGCGACCAACTGCTCGAACGCGCCAACCTGGAAACCGGCTTACCGATCACCCGGCTGCAAGGTGAACGCACCCGGACGATCAGCCAGCTTACACAATTTGCCGAACTGCTCCGCGAAGGCTCGTGGGTAGAGGCATCCATTGATACTGCCCAGCCCGACCGGTCGCCAGTACCGAAACCCGATATCCGCAAAATGCTCGTTCCGATCGGCCCGGTGGTCGTTTTTGGGTCGAGTAACTTTCCATTCGCCTACTCCGTGGCCGGCGTGGATTCCGGTCCTGCATTGGCAGCAGGAAATCCGGTGATCGTGAAGGCGCACCCCGCGCACCCGGGTGTAAGCGACCTCACCGCGCAGGCGATTGTACGCGCCGCCGAGCGCACGGGTATGCCTGAGGGTACGTTTTCGATGCTTTATGACGATGGATTTGAGGTAGGAACCGCCTTGGTGAAACATCCGGCAACGAAGGCGGTCGGCTTCACTGGCTCCTACAAAGGCGGCATGGCGCTTTTCAGGCTGGCGCAGGAGCGCGAGGAGCCTATTCCCGTTTTTGCCGAAATGGGCAGTGTGAACCCGATCGTGATTTTGCCTCAATACCTCAAAAATCACCCGGTAGAGCTCGGAAAAACGCTGGCAGGCTCTGTCAGCTTGGGCGCAGGGCAGTTTTGCACCAATCCGGGTTTGGTATTTATCACCAAATCGGAAGGGCTGGACGATTTTCAGAAATCCTACAAAACCGAGATCCTGAACACATCGTCCGCCACAATGCTCACTGCCGGTATTTGCAAAAACTACAATAAACTGCGTGCAGAAGCATTGGAGCAGCCGAATGTATCGGTCCTGGCGATTTCCGATAAGCATTCCGAAGGCGAAAATCAGGCGGAAGCGTCGATCGCGCTTGTTTCGGGAAAGAATTTTATTGCTAATCCCAAATTGCACGAGGAGGTTTTCGGGCCGTTTTCGCTGCTGGTCGTTTGCGAGGATACAAGCGAGCTTTACGATGCCGTTGCGCATCTGAGCGGGCAACTTACCGCCACTCTGATCGCCGAAGAGACGGAAGTATTTCAATACCCGAAAATCGTGCGACAACTGGCCAAAATCTCCGGCCGCTTTGTCATGAACGGCGTACCTACCGGCGTGGAAGTTTGCCCTTCCATGCACCACGGAGGCCCATTCCCCGCCACAGCCGATCCGAAATTCACGTCGGTCGGCAGACATTCCATTCTTCGGTTTGTGCGGCCGCAGTCGTTTCAGAACTGGCCGGACGCATTGCTTCCCGATGAACTGAAAAACAGCAATCCGCTCGGCATATTCAGACTCGTGAACAATGTGCAAACCCAAAACCGCATTCAGCCCAGCAACGACGCCGGGTAA